A genomic segment from Cystobacter fuscus DSM 2262 encodes:
- a CDS encoding transposase produces MERRKRRSFNAEFKAEAIRLVREGGKSVSQVAKDLDLTDSALRNWMKQAEVDAGKGPAGALTTAEREEFTRLRKEVRQLTMERDFLKSNRSPTQAAL; encoded by the coding sequence ATGGAGAGAAGAAAGAGGCGGAGCTTCAACGCGGAGTTCAAGGCCGAGGCAATCCGACTGGTGCGCGAGGGAGGCAAGAGCGTCTCCCAAGTGGCCAAGGACCTGGACCTGACGGACTCAGCCCTGCGCAACTGGATGAAGCAGGCGGAGGTGGACGCGGGCAAGGGCCCCGCGGGCGCGCTCACCACCGCGGAGCGGGAGGAGTTCACGCGGCTGCGCAAGGAGGTGCGCCAGCTGACGATGGAGCGTGACTTCTTGAAAAGTAACCGTTCACCGACTCAGGCCGCGTTGG